Proteins encoded in a region of the Bacillus methanolicus genome:
- a CDS encoding XdhC family protein, giving the protein MDERVEPYVMVTVVRRVRPSSATVGDKAIVTANGEMKGFVGGHCTRELIINQAQECLRTGEKRLVLVSPQPPVKVEEGVTVLSMTCASEGTVELFLEPKHIDPLLIIVGDSPIAHALKDMAPRFAFVPRRIALEEAGSSSLEDTLEILRNQLAAFNYTTAYGVVATMGLYDGEALLALSRWPMRYLGLVTSPKRWKTVRSGLEVAGAPKELIDFVTAPAGLDIGAVGAQEVALSILAQIVERRRRDLNAQWEGLPEVKSSKSDSVSANDDRATVSQKVVDPVCGMTVDLEKTQFRFELDGTTYGFCCSGCRNRFAKDPESFLSHA; this is encoded by the coding sequence ATGGATGAACGCGTTGAACCATATGTCATGGTGACTGTTGTCCGGCGTGTGCGGCCGAGTTCAGCTACAGTTGGTGATAAAGCGATTGTGACGGCGAATGGAGAAATGAAAGGTTTTGTCGGCGGGCATTGTACGCGAGAGTTGATTATCAATCAAGCACAGGAGTGTCTTCGCACTGGAGAAAAAAGACTCGTGCTTGTATCCCCACAGCCGCCGGTCAAAGTGGAAGAAGGAGTAACTGTTCTTTCAATGACATGTGCATCAGAAGGTACAGTTGAACTTTTTTTAGAACCGAAACATATTGATCCTTTGTTGATTATCGTGGGGGATTCACCGATAGCGCATGCTCTTAAAGATATGGCACCACGATTCGCATTTGTGCCTCGCCGGATTGCTTTGGAAGAAGCGGGAAGCAGCAGTTTGGAAGATACGTTGGAGATATTACGCAATCAACTTGCTGCTTTCAACTACACAACTGCTTATGGAGTCGTTGCTACGATGGGGTTGTATGATGGTGAAGCCTTGTTGGCTCTTTCCCGTTGGCCGATGCGGTATTTGGGTTTGGTCACCAGTCCGAAGCGTTGGAAAACCGTGCGCAGCGGATTGGAAGTGGCTGGGGCACCAAAAGAATTAATTGACTTTGTCACCGCTCCTGCTGGGTTAGATATAGGTGCTGTAGGAGCACAAGAGGTGGCCCTTAGTATCCTTGCTCAAATTGTGGAACGCCGTCGCCGAGATTTGAATGCGCAATGGGAAGGATTACCGGAAGTGAAGAGTTCGAAGTCCGATTCAGTGTCTGCTAATGACGATCGTGCCACAGTTTCTCAAAAAGTGGTCGATCCGGTTTGCGGAATGACTGTCGACTTGGAGAAGACCCAATTCCGATTTGAACTGGATGGCACTACCTACGGCTT